One segment of Gordonia terrae DNA contains the following:
- the murJ gene encoding murein biosynthesis integral membrane protein MurJ → MTAPAPDRPSGGPASTAAASEEKASSTGLARDSDSSILRTSGSIAIATLFSRITGFLRTVLILAMLGPAIASAFQAADVLPNMIAEVVLGAVLTAIVIPLLARAEAEDKDGGEGFINRIFTITVVVLGSATVVAVIAAPLLTYLNLGDGQVDRELATALAYLLLPEILFYGLSALFIAILNLRGHFKPGAWAPVLNNVVQITTLVLYAVVPGEITLNPVRMSDPQLLVLGIGCTTGVVLQALILVPFLRKSGVRLRLQWGIDDRLRQFGNMAVAIVAYVALLQVGLIVTYRIASSADASGVSIYFTHWQLLQLPYGVLGVTILTAIMPRLSRNATADDTKAVVDDLSLATRLTMVALVPVVSFMTFFGPAIAIAVFNFGKFDAASASQLGSVLSWGAFTLIPYSMTLVQLRVFYAREDAWTPTFIALGITVVKVASSYLGPVLFDDPELVVRWLALSNGLGYLVGAVVGHFLLRSRLRGARLSDVARTSVVTFAVSIGVSGTVWAVAKLSGLDHMIGWLGKVGSVLYLGLTAAVVLAVTYAGLAAARVPDVVAIGLAVRRLLGRFIPSLAPPAQPEREQSPAITVQFPRVTGDESLPYSGQVQVLRRFDRGTATWQSYSVHSGGAIGATRDVRPIPERAPVPRDIRYRRRGVRRVSDSEVDTTAATGPPTEPGAGDTPTPPTPTPADAGTAGTADTAASPRRRGPRLIPGAAVAGGRYRLLEQHGGTRGLQFWRAQDINLDREVALTFVDAEQLAPPPERGQAAKMSDQGPQAVLSRTLRLGQINSDGVARVLDVVRGSSGGIVVAEWVPGSSLADVARSEPSPIGAARAVRSLAAAAEIAHRSGGALSIDHPDRIRISHDGNAVLAFPGTLAGDDKASDVRGLGAVLYALLLNRWALDPADGSRLITTADAAEPVGGIPVAAPGDDGRPVEPRVIKPDTPFEISAVAARALDGTRGIRTAATVQHVLDQATVVDLNTDMLPAITDADAPPPVTVTPRLGGSGGEKPPRRNLALLIGAGLLALFIVIALIVGATNVFGGSNGSSDIDSILTTTEPAPSPGANPPPTPAAPAAPTPIALQSVSVVDFSAQTPDNSANVRNVITGAAPPWQTDNYRGRPDFGGLKPGLGLMFDLGAERAVRSVTIESPTPGIGVEIRTAPSARPAFARTTTVASGQVDQASTTIPIAQPPTTRYVMVWLTSLPSSGSGYQAEISRVTMAG, encoded by the coding sequence ATGACCGCGCCCGCCCCCGATCGTCCGTCGGGCGGCCCGGCGTCCACCGCCGCGGCGTCGGAGGAGAAGGCGTCGTCGACGGGTCTGGCTCGCGACTCCGACTCGAGCATCCTGCGCACCAGCGGATCCATCGCGATCGCGACACTGTTCAGCCGCATCACGGGCTTCCTGCGCACCGTGCTGATCCTGGCGATGCTCGGACCCGCCATCGCGTCGGCATTCCAGGCGGCCGATGTGCTGCCGAACATGATCGCCGAGGTGGTGCTCGGTGCGGTCCTGACCGCGATCGTGATCCCGCTGCTGGCCCGGGCCGAAGCCGAGGACAAGGACGGCGGAGAGGGGTTCATCAACCGGATCTTCACCATCACCGTCGTCGTCCTCGGGTCGGCGACGGTGGTGGCGGTGATCGCGGCACCGCTGCTGACCTATCTCAATCTGGGCGACGGCCAGGTCGATCGCGAGCTCGCCACCGCGCTCGCCTACCTGCTGCTCCCGGAGATCCTGTTCTACGGACTGTCCGCGCTGTTCATCGCGATCCTCAATCTCCGCGGACACTTCAAACCGGGAGCCTGGGCACCCGTCCTGAACAACGTCGTGCAGATCACCACGCTCGTGCTCTATGCGGTGGTGCCCGGCGAGATCACCCTCAACCCCGTCCGGATGTCCGACCCGCAACTGCTGGTGCTGGGTATCGGTTGCACGACCGGTGTCGTCTTGCAGGCCCTCATCCTGGTGCCGTTCCTGCGGAAGTCGGGCGTGCGCCTCCGCCTGCAGTGGGGCATCGATGACCGGTTACGCCAGTTCGGGAACATGGCGGTCGCCATCGTCGCCTATGTCGCACTGCTCCAGGTGGGCCTGATCGTCACGTACCGGATCGCGTCGTCGGCCGACGCCTCAGGCGTGAGCATCTACTTCACCCACTGGCAGTTGCTGCAGCTCCCGTACGGCGTGTTGGGCGTGACCATCCTGACCGCGATCATGCCGCGACTGTCACGCAACGCCACCGCGGACGACACCAAGGCCGTCGTCGACGATCTCTCGCTGGCGACCAGGCTCACGATGGTCGCCCTCGTCCCGGTCGTGTCGTTCATGACGTTCTTCGGACCGGCCATCGCCATCGCCGTGTTCAACTTCGGCAAGTTCGACGCCGCGTCCGCGTCGCAACTGGGTTCGGTGCTGTCCTGGGGTGCGTTCACGCTCATCCCGTATTCGATGACCCTCGTCCAGCTCCGCGTGTTCTATGCGCGCGAGGACGCGTGGACCCCGACGTTCATCGCGCTGGGCATCACCGTGGTCAAGGTCGCGTCGTCGTATCTCGGGCCGGTGCTCTTCGACGATCCCGAACTCGTCGTGCGCTGGCTCGCGCTGTCGAACGGACTGGGCTATCTCGTCGGTGCCGTCGTCGGACACTTCCTGCTCCGCAGCCGGCTGCGCGGGGCCCGGCTCTCCGATGTGGCACGCACGTCCGTCGTGACCTTCGCCGTCTCGATCGGGGTCTCCGGGACCGTCTGGGCCGTGGCGAAGCTGAGCGGTCTCGACCACATGATCGGCTGGCTGGGCAAGGTCGGTTCCGTGCTCTACCTCGGCCTCACCGCCGCGGTGGTGCTCGCGGTGACCTACGCCGGACTGGCCGCGGCCCGCGTGCCCGACGTGGTCGCGATCGGGCTGGCGGTTCGACGCCTCCTCGGCCGGTTCATCCCCTCGCTCGCCCCGCCGGCACAGCCCGAACGTGAACAGTCACCGGCGATCACAGTTCAGTTTCCGCGGGTCACCGGCGACGAATCGCTCCCGTACTCTGGTCAGGTACAGGTGCTGCGCCGCTTCGACAGAGGTACCGCGACGTGGCAGTCGTACTCCGTGCATTCCGGTGGCGCGATCGGCGCGACCCGGGATGTGCGCCCCATCCCGGAACGCGCGCCGGTGCCGCGCGACATCAGATACCGCAGGAGAGGAGTCCGTCGCGTGAGTGACAGTGAGGTCGACACCACCGCTGCCACCGGGCCGCCCACCGAGCCCGGAGCCGGCGACACACCCACTCCACCGACTCCGACTCCCGCCGATGCCGGTACGGCCGGTACCGCCGACACCGCAGCGAGCCCCCGCCGCCGCGGACCGCGCCTCATCCCCGGCGCGGCGGTCGCCGGTGGTCGGTACCGACTGCTCGAGCAGCACGGCGGCACCCGCGGACTCCAGTTCTGGCGAGCCCAGGACATCAACCTCGACCGCGAGGTCGCACTGACCTTCGTCGACGCCGAGCAGTTGGCGCCGCCCCCCGAACGCGGCCAGGCCGCGAAGATGTCCGACCAGGGACCGCAGGCAGTCCTGTCGCGCACCCTGCGTCTCGGCCAGATCAACTCCGACGGCGTGGCACGCGTCCTCGACGTCGTCCGCGGGTCCTCCGGCGGCATCGTCGTCGCCGAGTGGGTGCCCGGATCATCGCTGGCCGATGTGGCGCGATCGGAACCGTCACCGATCGGCGCCGCCCGCGCGGTGCGTTCGCTCGCAGCGGCCGCCGAGATCGCCCACCGCTCCGGTGGTGCGTTGTCGATCGATCATCCCGACCGCATCCGGATCAGCCACGACGGCAATGCTGTGCTGGCGTTCCCGGGGACCCTTGCCGGCGACGACAAGGCGTCCGACGTCCGCGGACTCGGGGCGGTGCTGTACGCGCTGCTGCTCAATCGCTGGGCGCTCGACCCCGCCGACGGGTCCCGGCTGATCACCACCGCCGACGCCGCCGAACCCGTGGGCGGGATCCCGGTCGCCGCTCCCGGTGACGACGGCCGACCGGTCGAGCCGCGAGTGATCAAGCCCGACACCCCGTTCGAGATCTCGGCTGTCGCCGCGCGCGCGCTCGACGGGACCCGGGGTATCCGAACCGCCGCCACCGTCCAGCATGTGCTCGACCAGGCCACCGTCGTCGACCTCAACACCGACATGCTGCCGGCCATCACCGATGCCGACGCTCCACCGCCGGTGACGGTGACACCGCGTCTGGGCGGCAGCGGCGGCGAGAAGCCGCCGCGGCGCAACCTGGCGTTGCTCATCGGCGCCGGACTCCTGGCGCTGTTCATCGTCATAGCGCTGATCGTGGGCGCCACCAACGTCTTCGGTGGCAGCAATGGATCGAGCGACATCGACTCCATCCTCACCACCACCGAGCCTGCGCCCTCGCCCGGCGCCAACCCGCCGCCGACCCCGGCGGCGCCGGCTGCTCCGACACCGATCGCGCTGCAATCGGTCTCGGTGGTCGATTTCTCCGCGCAGACGCCGGACAACTCGGCGAATGTCCGCAACGTGATCACCGGTGCCGCACCGCCGTGGCAGACGGACAATTACCGCGGCCGGCCGGATTTCGGCGGACTCAAGCCGGGATTGGGACTCATGTTCGACCTCGGCGCGGAGCGCGCGGTCCGGTCGGTCACCATCGAGAGCCCGACGCCCGGTATCGGCGTCGAGATCCGTACCGCACCGTCGGCGCGTCCGGCCTTCGCCAGGACCACGACGGTGGCCTCGGGACAGGTGGACCAGGCGTCGACCACGATCCCGATCGCGCAACCGCCGACCACCCGTTATGTGATGGTCTGGCTCACCAGCCTGCCGAGTTCCGGAAGCGGCTACCAGGCGGAGATCTCTCGCGTCACGATGGCCGGCTGA
- a CDS encoding TetR/AcrR family transcriptional regulator: MASPTRPDRFVTAATTLFQDHGYRNVSMEQIGGAVGLTGPAVYRHFPSKQDILATALTTQVHTVRDFLSDAQDRGDTPVEQLGLFFDALSEMTAHRDASTLWNRERLHLSHADLDTMNAYFGVLTDKLACKICAARHDVDSMDAKLLATAALSVYSNAAQIRGSLTAKRLMKVQRAVTDSILGCELPRAPGPPVAQASHSRRSPAARRERILDAATQLFFDRGFRDVRIDEIAARAGVSVTTVYQEYAGKTVILGTVLRRGLEGLLSASIAALDGSSRTDALDVLLGTFVEFSLSSNGRILAVALRDAVYLPEESRIALGRTASDYTAEWTTAILAQTPGLSIDDAKALEKSLAGFACEVISSPELRSRPGIDSELRALAYGILSPSGLSRSHPRRSAH, encoded by the coding sequence GTGGCGAGCCCCACTCGGCCGGACCGGTTCGTCACGGCAGCCACGACCCTTTTCCAGGACCACGGCTACCGCAACGTGAGTATGGAACAGATCGGTGGGGCAGTCGGCTTGACGGGACCGGCCGTGTATCGGCATTTCCCGTCCAAACAGGACATCCTCGCGACGGCGCTGACAACACAGGTCCACACCGTGCGTGACTTCCTGTCGGATGCGCAAGATCGTGGCGACACACCGGTCGAGCAACTCGGACTGTTCTTCGACGCCTTGAGTGAGATGACTGCGCATCGGGACGCCTCCACGCTCTGGAATCGCGAACGGCTGCACCTCTCTCACGCGGACCTCGACACCATGAACGCGTACTTCGGCGTGCTGACGGACAAGTTGGCATGCAAGATCTGTGCCGCCCGACACGACGTCGACTCGATGGACGCGAAACTCCTCGCCACGGCCGCCCTGAGCGTGTACTCGAACGCCGCCCAGATCCGCGGATCGCTCACCGCAAAACGACTGATGAAAGTGCAACGCGCCGTCACTGACTCGATTCTCGGTTGCGAGCTACCGCGGGCGCCCGGCCCTCCGGTTGCACAAGCGTCACACTCACGCCGCAGTCCCGCCGCGCGACGTGAACGCATCCTCGACGCCGCCACCCAATTGTTCTTCGACCGCGGGTTCCGCGATGTCCGCATCGACGAGATCGCCGCTCGAGCCGGGGTGTCGGTGACGACCGTCTACCAGGAGTACGCCGGCAAAACCGTCATCCTGGGGACCGTGCTCCGCCGGGGCCTCGAGGGTCTCTTGTCGGCCTCCATCGCTGCGCTCGACGGTTCGTCCCGAACAGACGCGCTCGATGTGCTGCTCGGCACCTTCGTCGAGTTCTCGCTCAGCTCGAACGGGCGGATACTCGCGGTGGCTCTTCGTGATGCCGTGTATCTGCCGGAGGAGAGTCGGATCGCGCTCGGCCGGACAGCCTCGGACTACACCGCCGAGTGGACCACGGCGATCCTCGCGCAGACGCCTGGTTTGTCGATCGACGATGCGAAGGCTCTGGAGAAGTCGCTCGCCGGATTCGCCTGCGAGGTGATCTCGTCGCCTGAACTCAGGTCCCGACCCGGCATCGACAGCGAGCTTCGAGCCCTGGCCTACGGCATCCTGAGTCCGTCCGGGCTCAGCAGATCGCACCCACGTAGGTCCGCGCACTGA
- a CDS encoding glycosyltransferase family 2 protein has protein sequence MSLVIPVRNEARNIGWVLEQIPERIDEIILIDGNSTDATVITARSCRPDIKVVQQQGPGKGSALRTGFASASGDVIVMMDADGSMAPQEITHFLHFLENGYDFVKGSRFMGGGGSLDITRFRRLGNYGLLAFFNSLYRTDLTDLCYGFCAFHRRYLDLLDLQATGFEIEAEMTVRAVQAGLRIAEVPSLEMPRRTGHSNLNAITDGRRVLRTVWRARRDEGVSAAGAAVRGPESAHPASHHTAS, from the coding sequence GTGAGCCTCGTCATCCCGGTGCGGAACGAGGCGCGGAACATCGGCTGGGTCCTCGAGCAGATACCCGAACGCATCGACGAGATCATCCTCATCGACGGAAACTCCACCGACGCAACGGTTATCACCGCTCGCAGTTGCCGACCCGACATCAAGGTCGTTCAGCAACAGGGCCCGGGCAAGGGAAGCGCACTGCGAACCGGTTTCGCGTCCGCGAGCGGCGACGTCATCGTCATGATGGACGCCGACGGAAGCATGGCGCCGCAGGAGATCACCCATTTCCTGCACTTCCTCGAGAACGGCTACGACTTCGTCAAGGGTTCGAGATTCATGGGCGGGGGCGGATCGCTCGACATCACCCGGTTCCGGCGCCTGGGCAACTACGGGCTGCTCGCCTTCTTCAACAGCCTCTACCGAACCGACCTGACCGATCTCTGCTACGGATTCTGCGCCTTCCACCGTCGATACCTCGACCTACTCGACCTCCAGGCCACCGGTTTCGAGATCGAAGCCGAGATGACGGTGCGCGCGGTGCAGGCAGGTCTTCGCATCGCCGAAGTGCCCAGCCTGGAAATGCCGCGTCGCACAGGACATTCCAACCTCAATGCCATCACCGATGGTCGCCGGGTCCTCCGCACGGTGTGGCGAGCTCGACGTGATGAGGGTGTGTCCGCCGCCGGCGCGGCTGTTCGCGGTCCCGAGAGCGCCCATCCCGCGTCACACCACACCGCTTCGTGA
- a CDS encoding glycosyltransferase family 4 protein: MTAEAAAIRGRRIVVLTDRMSPGGVSHFILQIATHFARQGHRVDVVSLAPGEWDHRLTESGIRRHLLMSPSALRRLRSADVIHCQQRFLGFVSTLLGRRSRTIEHVHNVLTDHPTASYRTPRIVAVSAAIRESLLAHYPHLSPHRVSVVHNGVHKLRTAPPAYEDRSYDFVNVARFDEQKDPLLFLELAKELSRRHTALRCLWIAPGSGPLRDRFLHRRRELGLERIVDLSIGDTHAHTRAQVARSRVFLLTSQWEGLPLSALEALASGTPVATTPCGEITRIVSQRSCGLVIDTEAADRVGPLLDVVEDRSRWERLSQRAFEVADDYSETRMTTQVERIYAGIDPAFIEAPRDLDNQPTGRR; the protein is encoded by the coding sequence ATGACCGCCGAAGCCGCCGCCATCCGCGGACGCCGCATCGTCGTGCTGACCGACCGAATGAGTCCCGGTGGAGTGAGTCACTTCATTCTGCAGATCGCCACCCACTTCGCTCGCCAGGGCCACCGAGTCGACGTGGTCTCCCTGGCGCCAGGGGAGTGGGACCACCGCCTCACCGAGTCAGGCATCCGGCGGCATCTTCTCATGTCCCCCAGCGCACTCCGAAGACTACGGTCGGCCGATGTGATCCACTGCCAGCAGCGATTTCTGGGGTTCGTCAGTACACTCCTCGGACGTCGTTCGCGCACAATCGAACACGTTCACAACGTATTGACCGACCATCCGACGGCGTCCTACCGCACCCCGCGGATCGTCGCGGTGTCGGCGGCCATCCGGGAGTCACTTCTCGCCCATTACCCTCACCTGTCACCCCATCGGGTCTCGGTGGTGCACAACGGTGTACACAAACTACGCACCGCTCCGCCGGCCTACGAGGACCGGTCCTATGATTTCGTGAACGTGGCACGGTTCGACGAGCAGAAAGACCCGTTGCTCTTTCTCGAACTGGCCAAGGAACTCTCGAGGCGGCACACCGCGCTCCGGTGCCTGTGGATAGCGCCGGGCTCCGGACCCCTGCGGGACCGATTCCTGCACCGCCGGCGCGAACTCGGCCTCGAGCGCATCGTCGACCTGAGCATCGGCGACACCCACGCGCACACACGCGCGCAGGTCGCACGGTCTCGTGTCTTCCTTCTCACGTCGCAGTGGGAGGGGCTACCCCTGTCCGCTCTCGAGGCGCTGGCCAGCGGCACACCCGTGGCGACCACCCCGTGCGGCGAGATCACGCGCATCGTGTCGCAACGGTCCTGTGGTCTGGTGATCGACACCGAGGCGGCCGATCGTGTCGGCCCCCTCCTCGACGTCGTCGAGGACCGGTCTCGATGGGAACGGTTGTCGCAGCGAGCCTTCGAAGTCGCCGACGACTACAGCGAGACCCGCATGACAACGCAGGTCGAACGAATCTACGCCGGCATCGACCCGGCATTCATCGAGGCTCCACGGGACCTCGACAACCAACCGACAGGAAGACGATGA
- a CDS encoding NAD-dependent epimerase/dehydratase family protein, with the protein MKVLVTGHLGYIGAELVPMLVDTGHDVVGLDTDYYRDRDFRTEPMDVPTIHMDIRDVEPRHLAGFDAVVHLAALSNDPVSELNPQLTYDINLDASVGLARAAKAAGVARFVFSSSCSLYGSGSDGALREDADMVAVTAYGESKVLAEQQIRTLADETFSPTFLRNATAYGISRRLRTDVVVNNLVGHAVTSGRVLLMSNGQAWRPLVHVRDIAHAMLTVLGSPTDAVHNEVFNVGRTTENHQIRDVAKMVADIVPNCEVAFADEVSADIRNYVVDFTKIESALPGYSPQWTLATGIAEIYDAYVDEGLDADRFGGNDFVRLRVLHELLERDALDGDLRWKE; encoded by the coding sequence ATGAAGGTACTCGTCACCGGACATCTCGGCTACATCGGCGCCGAGCTGGTCCCCATGCTGGTCGACACGGGACATGACGTGGTCGGGCTCGACACCGACTACTATCGTGACCGCGACTTCCGTACCGAGCCGATGGATGTACCGACGATCCACATGGACATTCGGGACGTGGAGCCGCGCCACCTGGCGGGCTTCGACGCGGTGGTACACCTGGCCGCACTCTCCAACGACCCGGTGAGTGAACTGAATCCGCAACTCACCTACGACATCAACCTCGATGCCAGCGTGGGACTCGCCCGTGCCGCGAAGGCCGCCGGCGTCGCACGCTTCGTCTTCTCGTCATCGTGCAGTCTGTACGGCAGCGGCTCCGACGGGGCACTGCGTGAGGACGCCGACATGGTCGCGGTGACCGCGTACGGTGAGTCCAAGGTCCTTGCTGAACAACAGATCCGGACACTCGCCGACGAGACCTTCTCGCCGACGTTCCTACGGAACGCCACGGCCTACGGTATCTCTCGCCGCCTACGGACAGATGTCGTGGTCAACAACCTCGTCGGCCATGCGGTGACGTCCGGGCGGGTGCTGCTGATGAGCAACGGACAGGCTTGGCGCCCGCTGGTCCACGTGCGCGATATCGCGCACGCGATGCTCACCGTGCTCGGATCACCCACGGACGCAGTGCACAACGAGGTCTTCAACGTCGGCCGGACCACCGAGAACCATCAGATCCGCGACGTTGCGAAGATGGTCGCCGACATCGTGCCGAACTGCGAGGTGGCCTTCGCCGACGAGGTGAGCGCCGACATCCGCAACTACGTCGTCGACTTCACCAAGATCGAATCGGCACTCCCGGGTTACTCGCCGCAGTGGACCCTGGCCACGGGAATCGCGGAGATCTACGACGCCTACGTCGACGAGGGTTTGGATGCCGACCGATTCGGGGGGAACGACTTCGTCCGACTCCGAGTCCTGCACGAGCTGCTCGAGCGCGACGCCCTCGACGGCGATCTCCGGTGGAAGGAGTGA